The following nucleotide sequence is from Pseudobdellovibrionaceae bacterium.
ACGGCAAGCAGGATCTCTCTCAGGCAGACGACAATCAGCTCACTCAATTTCGTCGCAAAAATGTGGGCTTTGTTTTCCAGATGTATAATCTAATTCCCCGCCTCACGGCTCTAGAAAATGTGGCTCTCGTTACCGACGTCAGCGACAACCCCATGGACCCCATGGAGGCTCTGCGGTTGGTGGGCCTGGAGGATCGGGCTGAGCACTTCCCGGCCGAACTCTCCGGCGGCGAACAACAACGAGTGGCCATTGCCCGCGGCATCGCTAAGCAACCGGAGATTCTTCTCTGTGATGAACCCACTGGAGCTTTGGACTTTCGCACCGGGATAAAAGTTCTCGAAGCTATTGCTCACGTCAACCAGAAGCTGGGCACAACAACAGCCGTAATTACCCACAACGCCAGCATTGCCCAAATGGCCGATCGGGTGGTGAGGCTCTCAGATGGCAAGATTGTTGAGGTCATCGAAAACGAGACCAAAC
It contains:
- a CDS encoding ABC transporter ATP-binding protein — translated: MEIVLSARQITKVYQMGEVQVHALRGVDFELHKGEFLVLLGASGSGKSTLLNILGGLDSPSAGQVFHGKQDLSQADDNQLTQFRRKNVGFVFQMYNLIPRLTALENVALVTDVSDNPMDPMEALRLVGLEDRAEHFPAELSGGEQQRVAIARGIAKQPEILLCDEPTGALDFRTGIKVLEAIAHVNQKLGTTTAVITHNASIAQMADRVVRLSDGKIVEVIENETKLSAQDIRW